In a genomic window of Candidatus Competibacteraceae bacterium:
- the gspD gene encoding type II secretion system secretin GspD, with amino-acid sequence MKKRWLLPTVLMLASLGACAVFSTTEEAAEMAADGTPVGGSPRLTARPLPSPSTGVEGETSAPSSRPSLVSPGTGNFIDKKIASQAAPAATSSTNSPGEVTLNFEGADIRDVAKVIFDTLKANYTVDAQVQGEVTVQTTRPLARDQLLPTLETVLRMSNAVLVRDGNMYRIIPAAGAVQKGNLVPRLGGGGRVGYSVRIVPLRYVSAVEMQAIIAPFLPEGGVLRADTLRNLLILAGTPQELASVQSTIETFDVNWLKGMSIGMFRLRNIDSQAMATNLNQLLGEGSGTPVAGLIRFVPLSKLNAVLVVTPQAEYLKEVAVWIERLDGVGGERLYVYQVQNSRADYVAELLNGLFNLGGGGQGGRGGEVAPGLKAGQLSGGGLGTSGGLGAGGLDSGGGLSGGSGLSGGSASTLSGRSPAGGASSSLGSSSTGNSSAAGGGRASGRIGGGASATAGGGAASAIGGAIGSGGPSAGMEEVRIVADTENNSLLIWATHQNYERIISTLQKMDTTPRQVLIEATIAEVTLSGQLQYGLQWFFNNDVGHNVGNKGVGSLGIGNSTLGLDATAATSGGAAVPSVLPASANAFSYAIMDNAGMVRALLKTLASDSKVKVLSSPHVMVLDNQQALIRVGTQQPILGQISSSTSTGNLQSFNLKNTGVLLEVLPRVNSGGMVNMEVKQEVVDVGGIDDATKQRAFLERSVTSKVAVKSGQTLVLGGLIRDNRTVSKGGLPVLYKIPVIGSLFGSTSEVLDRTELIVLLTPRVVENSRDAEQVTEELKRKMREIAPMVPAS; translated from the coding sequence ATGAAAAAACGTTGGCTATTACCAACCGTCCTCATGCTGGCTTCGCTCGGTGCGTGCGCCGTGTTTTCAACGACTGAGGAGGCTGCGGAAATGGCGGCCGACGGTACGCCGGTCGGCGGTTCGCCGCGGCTGACCGCAAGACCGCTGCCTTCGCCCTCGACGGGCGTCGAGGGCGAAACGAGTGCGCCGTCTTCCCGACCTTCATTGGTATCGCCGGGGACGGGGAATTTCATCGACAAGAAAATTGCGTCCCAAGCCGCGCCGGCGGCGACCTCCTCCACCAATTCCCCAGGCGAAGTCACCTTGAATTTTGAGGGGGCTGACATTCGCGATGTCGCCAAAGTGATTTTCGACACGCTAAAGGCTAATTACACGGTCGATGCGCAGGTGCAAGGCGAAGTGACGGTCCAGACCACCCGGCCGCTCGCGCGCGACCAGTTGTTGCCTACGCTGGAGACGGTTTTACGCATGAGCAATGCGGTGCTGGTGCGCGACGGAAACATGTACCGGATCATTCCAGCGGCTGGGGCCGTGCAAAAGGGGAACTTGGTTCCACGCTTGGGCGGTGGCGGCAGGGTTGGCTACAGCGTGCGGATCGTGCCGCTGCGCTATGTCAGCGCCGTCGAAATGCAAGCGATCATCGCGCCGTTTCTGCCGGAAGGCGGCGTGCTTCGAGCGGATACCCTCCGCAACCTGCTGATCCTGGCCGGCACGCCGCAAGAGCTGGCCAGCGTGCAAAGCACCATCGAAACCTTCGATGTCAACTGGCTGAAAGGCATGTCGATCGGCATGTTCCGGTTGCGCAACATCGACAGCCAGGCCATGGCGACCAATTTGAACCAGTTGCTGGGCGAGGGGTCGGGGACGCCGGTGGCCGGGTTGATACGCTTCGTGCCGCTGAGCAAGCTGAACGCGGTGCTGGTGGTGACGCCGCAGGCCGAGTACCTGAAGGAAGTCGCCGTCTGGATCGAACGGCTGGATGGCGTGGGTGGCGAGCGTCTGTATGTTTATCAGGTGCAGAACAGCCGGGCCGATTATGTCGCCGAACTGCTCAACGGCCTGTTCAATCTCGGTGGCGGCGGTCAAGGTGGTCGAGGTGGAGAGGTTGCGCCGGGTTTAAAAGCCGGGCAATTGTCGGGTGGCGGCTTGGGAACGAGCGGTGGCTTGGGGGCCGGCGGCCTGGATTCGGGAGGTGGATTGTCGGGCGGCTCGGGTTTGAGCGGTGGCAGCGCCTCGACGCTATCGGGAAGATCGCCCGCTGGCGGCGCGTCGTCCTCGCTGGGGTCTTCCTCGACGGGCAACTCCTCGGCCGCTGGCGGCGGTCGCGCCAGCGGACGGATCGGTGGAGGGGCGTCGGCGACCGCCGGTGGCGGGGCCGCATCCGCCATTGGCGGCGCCATCGGCTCCGGCGGACCCAGCGCGGGCATGGAGGAGGTTCGCATCGTGGCGGATACCGAGAACAATTCCTTGCTCATCTGGGCGACCCATCAAAATTACGAGCGGATTATCAGCACGTTGCAAAAGATGGATACCACGCCCCGCCAAGTGCTGATCGAAGCGACCATCGCTGAAGTGACTTTGTCCGGTCAGTTGCAATACGGCTTGCAGTGGTTTTTCAATAACGATGTCGGTCACAATGTCGGCAATAAGGGTGTGGGGTCGTTGGGAATCGGCAACAGCACGCTGGGCCTTGATGCTACCGCTGCCACTTCTGGTGGAGCAGCGGTGCCTAGTGTGCTTCCCGCTTCGGCCAACGCCTTTTCCTACGCGATTATGGACAATGCCGGAATGGTGCGCGCGCTGTTGAAAACGCTGGCCAGCGATTCCAAGGTCAAGGTGCTTTCCTCGCCGCATGTGATGGTGCTGGACAACCAGCAGGCACTGATTAGAGTAGGCACGCAGCAACCCATTTTAGGCCAGATCAGCAGTTCGACCAGTACGGGAAACCTCCAATCCTTCAACCTCAAGAACACTGGGGTGCTGCTGGAAGTGTTGCCGCGCGTCAATTCCGGCGGTATGGTGAATATGGAAGTCAAACAGGAAGTCGTTGATGTTGGAGGCATAGACGATGCCACCAAGCAGCGAGCGTTTCTGGAGCGCAGCGTGACCAGCAAAGTGGCGGTCAAAAGCGGCCAAACCCTAGTGCTGGGTGGCCTGATTCGGGATAATCGGACCGTCTCAAAAGGCGGCCTGCCGGTGCTCTACAAAATTCCCGTGATCGGATCTTTGTTTGGCAGTACTTCCGAAGTGCTGGATCGGACCGAACTAATCGTGCTGCTGACCCCGCGGGTGGTTGAAAACAGCCGCGATGCCGAGCAAGTCACCGAGGAGCTCAAGCGCAAGATGCGCGAAATCGCGCCCATGGTGCCCGCATCCTGA
- a CDS encoding tetratricopeptide repeat protein, producing MVEGLREQAERFAADGQLAQARDLYARVCQLAPHRATHWLRLAQLRYDMHQAGDCLQALQCALRLEPQNPTALLLASAASLELGHYLQALQLAEQVAQMKGGNRLAALLNQANALLRLERCAEAFEVAEAALSLDQDHPVAHSTRGSALLGLGRYEEALTAFQRSLALRPGHAPALLNQALVLRAMQRPADALAAVDAALAVEPDSPVALLNRAAILLDLAQPQDALAALDRLLARQPQHFKALLNRALALLQLGRYAEAQSVVQSLRAAGQPVAGILLTAAEALLRQNQTTPASVWIEQGLSWYPDQPELLRGKIAILLAQERYRPAVAAAERLLAVASPEQADERLAAAAAFNANGRFQEALALLDALPPATIGENWEFHAKRGEALAGLDRFAEARASFSAADRLASRTFRANYHDGPFHSRPVDSPPPPVTPELVRINYEFRRLEHGDWQDYESRIAAVERWTAASLARGEPSPLLPFRALFLPLPDELRLAIARSEARRSAQTVTALAAADGPSLDPLLGQGARLKVGYVSADFREHPTAHLMRGLFRCHDRDRFEIYVYSLREDDGSAYYRQIHDDCEHFIDLSKLDNGAAGRRIRADGIQILVDLMTYTNHARPELFALRPAPLQMGWLGFPGTSGADYLDYLLVDPVVLPPEQTQFCTERPVWLPECYQVNDRWQDIAETGVRRADQGLPESGFVFCCFNQVQKIEPLMFGLWMRVLQQVPGSVLWLYGESEEVHERLRANAGSHGVAGERLIFAGRLPKARHLERHRLADLFLDTRLYNAHTTASDALWAGLPVLTCPGEAFPARVAASLLRAVGLPELIAASLRDYEAQAVGLAHHPAKLQRLRETLWRNRLRAPLFDTDRFARHLESAYRSIWERHAGGLPPAPLRVRPLPPVGG from the coding sequence ATGGTTGAAGGGTTGCGAGAGCAGGCCGAGCGGTTCGCGGCCGACGGGCAATTGGCGCAAGCCAGGGATTTATACGCCCGGGTTTGCCAGCTCGCGCCCCATCGAGCCACTCATTGGCTGCGGCTGGCTCAGTTGCGCTACGACATGCACCAAGCGGGCGATTGCCTGCAAGCGTTGCAATGCGCGCTGCGGCTGGAGCCACAAAATCCGACGGCGCTGCTGCTGGCCTCGGCGGCCTCTCTCGAACTCGGCCACTACCTCCAAGCCTTGCAATTGGCCGAGCAAGTCGCCCAGATGAAAGGCGGTAACCGTTTGGCGGCGCTGCTCAATCAAGCGAATGCGCTGCTGAGATTGGAACGCTGCGCCGAGGCGTTCGAAGTCGCCGAGGCGGCCTTGAGCCTGGATCAAGATCACCCTGTCGCGCATTCGACGCGCGGTTCGGCGCTGTTGGGTCTCGGCCGTTATGAAGAGGCGCTGACGGCGTTCCAGCGGTCGCTGGCCTTGCGGCCGGGACATGCCCCGGCGTTGCTCAATCAAGCCTTGGTACTGCGCGCCATGCAGCGCCCGGCCGACGCCTTGGCCGCCGTCGATGCGGCGTTGGCGGTCGAGCCTGATTCGCCGGTCGCGCTGCTGAATCGTGCGGCGATTCTGCTGGATTTAGCGCAGCCACAAGACGCGCTGGCGGCGCTGGATCGGTTGCTGGCCCGCCAGCCACAGCATTTCAAAGCGTTATTGAACCGCGCGCTGGCGCTGCTGCAATTGGGACGTTATGCGGAGGCGCAAAGCGTCGTTCAATCGCTGCGCGCCGCCGGACAACCCGTCGCCGGCATTTTGTTGACCGCCGCCGAAGCTTTGCTGCGACAGAACCAGACAACGCCGGCGTCGGTCTGGATCGAGCAGGGCTTGAGTTGGTATCCCGATCAGCCGGAGCTGCTGCGGGGGAAAATCGCGATCCTGCTGGCCCAGGAACGCTATCGCCCAGCGGTGGCGGCGGCGGAACGGTTGCTGGCGGTGGCCAGCCCAGAGCAGGCGGATGAACGGCTGGCGGCGGCGGCGGCTTTCAATGCCAACGGCCGATTTCAAGAGGCGCTGGCGTTGCTGGATGCCTTGCCGCCAGCGACGATCGGCGAGAACTGGGAGTTCCATGCCAAACGCGGCGAGGCGTTGGCCGGCTTGGATCGTTTTGCCGAAGCGCGCGCCAGCTTCTCGGCCGCCGATCGGTTGGCGTCGCGAACTTTTCGCGCCAATTACCACGACGGTCCGTTTCACAGCCGGCCGGTGGATTCCCCGCCGCCGCCGGTCACGCCCGAACTGGTGCGGATCAATTACGAGTTTCGCCGGCTCGAACACGGCGACTGGCAGGATTACGAGAGCCGGATCGCCGCCGTCGAGCGATGGACGGCGGCGAGTCTGGCGCGCGGCGAGCCCTCGCCGCTGCTGCCGTTCCGCGCGCTGTTCCTGCCGCTGCCGGATGAATTGCGACTGGCCATCGCCCGTTCCGAGGCGCGGCGCTCGGCTCAAACGGTGACCGCGTTGGCGGCGGCCGATGGTCCGTCGCTCGATCCGTTGCTTGGCCAAGGAGCGCGGCTTAAAGTCGGTTATGTTTCAGCCGATTTTCGCGAGCATCCGACCGCCCATCTGATGCGGGGGCTGTTTCGCTGCCACGACCGCGACCGGTTCGAGATTTACGTCTATAGCTTGCGCGAGGATGACGGCAGCGCTTACTACCGCCAGATTCACGACGATTGCGAGCATTTCATCGACCTGTCCAAGCTGGATAACGGCGCGGCCGGACGGCGGATCCGGGCCGATGGCATCCAGATTCTGGTCGATTTGATGACCTACACCAACCACGCCCGACCGGAACTGTTCGCCTTGCGGCCCGCGCCGCTGCAAATGGGCTGGCTGGGCTTTCCGGGCACCAGCGGCGCGGATTATTTGGATTATCTGTTGGTCGATCCGGTGGTGCTGCCGCCCGAACAGACCCAGTTTTGCACCGAGCGACCGGTTTGGCTGCCCGAATGCTATCAAGTCAACGACCGCTGGCAGGATATTGCGGAAACCGGCGTGCGCAGAGCCGATCAAGGGTTGCCCGAAAGCGGGTTCGTGTTTTGCTGTTTCAATCAGGTTCAGAAGATCGAACCGCTCATGTTTGGGCTCTGGATGCGGGTTCTTCAGCAGGTGCCTGGTTCGGTCTTGTGGCTGTACGGCGAGAGCGAGGAAGTCCATGAGCGATTGCGGGCCAACGCCGGCTCACACGGTGTCGCGGGCGAGCGATTGATCTTCGCCGGGCGCCTGCCCAAGGCCCGGCACCTGGAGCGCCATCGCTTGGCCGATCTGTTTTTGGACACTCGCCTCTACAACGCCCACACCACCGCCAGCGACGCGCTCTGGGCGGGTTTGCCGGTGCTGACCTGTCCGGGGGAGGCTTTCCCGGCCCGCGTCGCCGCCAGCTTGCTCCGGGCGGTCGGCTTGCCGGAACTCATCGCCGCTTCTTTGCGGGATTACGAGGCGCAAGCCGTCGGTTTGGCCCATCATCCCGCGAAATTGCAGCGGCTCCGGGAAACGCTGTGGCGGAATCGCTTGCGGGCTCCGCTGTTCGACACCGACCGTTTCGCCCGCCATCTGGAAAGCGCCTATCGCTCGATCTGGGAACGCCATGCCGGAGGGTTGCCACCCGCGCCGTTGCGGGTTCGGCCGCTGCCGCCGGTTGGTGGTTGA
- a CDS encoding peptidyl-prolyl cis-trans isomerase: MSISANPAAGLAAAFFFVGAIAVYPPVFAADAPVQAPSAGASPTPQAPTPAAASNPPAGAPAADQAASVKEAPASAEVPEVIMARVGDRKITVEQFMRYITQDTKLVLKARTAPGKTEILREIILDRLMEEAMFRQGLLPKDYAPTSLDYAKAYKQLEKQNFPPPETVPTEDELYRYYQQHPEAFGIPGMVRVSQIQFRLPEKADEAAKAATKSKAEGALKRLRAGEPFADLAEALTENPQAKVAKGDLGFVQPEKDPWLKKAVEHLKIGQFSDVLESPVGYEILLLQDKRDPMVAPYANVRESIVQRIRQEAQAKAREQYAWKLAKEVGVKVEMPELKGAVPESAL; encoded by the coding sequence ATGAGCATCAGCGCTAATCCCGCTGCCGGGCTGGCGGCCGCGTTTTTCTTTGTCGGCGCGATAGCGGTTTATCCGCCAGTTTTCGCCGCCGATGCCCCTGTCCAAGCCCCATCGGCCGGCGCGTCGCCAACGCCCCAAGCACCGACGCCCGCCGCTGCCTCAAATCCTCCAGCCGGCGCGCCAGCGGCCGATCAAGCGGCGTCCGTCAAGGAAGCGCCGGCCTCAGCGGAAGTGCCGGAAGTGATCATGGCGCGGGTCGGAGATCGCAAAATCACGGTCGAGCAATTCATGCGCTACATCACCCAGGATACCAAGCTGGTTTTGAAGGCCCGCACCGCGCCGGGCAAGACCGAGATCTTGCGGGAGATCATTTTGGATCGTCTGATGGAGGAAGCGATGTTCAGGCAAGGTTTACTGCCGAAGGATTACGCTCCCACCAGCCTGGATTACGCCAAAGCCTATAAGCAATTGGAAAAGCAAAATTTCCCGCCGCCTGAGACCGTTCCCACCGAGGACGAACTGTACCGCTATTACCAGCAGCATCCGGAAGCCTTTGGCATACCCGGCATGGTGCGGGTCAGTCAGATCCAGTTCCGCCTGCCCGAAAAGGCGGACGAGGCTGCCAAGGCGGCAACTAAATCCAAGGCGGAAGGGGCGCTCAAACGCCTGCGGGCCGGCGAGCCATTCGCCGATTTGGCCGAGGCGTTGACCGAAAATCCCCAAGCCAAGGTGGCCAAGGGCGATCTGGGTTTTGTGCAGCCTGAAAAAGATCCCTGGTTGAAAAAAGCGGTTGAACATCTAAAAATCGGTCAGTTTTCCGACGTCTTGGAATCGCCGGTGGGCTATGAGATTCTCCTGTTGCAGGACAAGCGCGATCCCATGGTCGCGCCATACGCGAATGTGCGGGAGAGCATCGTGCAGCGCATCCGGCAAGAGGCGCAGGCGAAGGCGCGCGAGCAGTACGCCTGGAAACTGGCCAAGGAGGTCGGCGTTAAGGTGGAAATGCCCGAATTGAAAGGTGCCGTTCCTGAATCCGCCCTTTAA
- a CDS encoding general secretion pathway protein GspK, with amino-acid sequence MNAVCRLRVLALALPQRGMALVIVLWIVTLLAVMAGSFAYSMRIETRLATSTTERARARALAEAGVAYAQAWQLDQEASRKQWPPNGDPREWTFGGGRLRIEVTSANGLVDLNTADPSVLKLLFAGAGVEPASQDRLVDALMRRRQLEQPEGLDATRTQWMGSRQALFQSVEELQQIEGITKQVYERIADGVTVFSPHLGIAPELAPAWLLRALGLDERTVADYVAERARAAAEGLPPPPLLQANGNAFFSGGRGNVYHMTVAAETAEGTAALVKMATEIRGGANGQNFRVLAWREGR; translated from the coding sequence ATGAACGCGGTTTGCAGACTGCGGGTCTTGGCGCTGGCCCTGCCGCAGCGCGGCATGGCGTTGGTGATCGTATTATGGATCGTCACGCTGTTGGCGGTCATGGCGGGCAGCTTCGCCTACTCGATGCGGATTGAGACGCGGCTGGCCACCAGCACCACCGAACGCGCTCGGGCCAGGGCGCTGGCCGAGGCGGGCGTGGCCTACGCTCAGGCCTGGCAATTGGATCAGGAAGCCAGCCGCAAGCAATGGCCGCCGAACGGCGACCCGCGCGAATGGACGTTCGGCGGCGGGCGTTTGCGGATCGAGGTGACCAGCGCCAACGGTCTGGTCGATCTCAATACCGCCGATCCCAGCGTGCTGAAGCTGTTGTTCGCGGGCGCCGGAGTGGAACCCGCCAGTCAGGATCGGCTGGTCGATGCGCTCATGCGGCGGCGGCAACTGGAGCAACCGGAAGGCCTTGACGCCACCCGCACCCAATGGATGGGCTCGCGGCAAGCGCTTTTTCAAAGCGTTGAGGAATTGCAGCAAATCGAGGGCATCACCAAGCAAGTCTACGAACGGATCGCCGACGGGGTTACCGTGTTTTCACCCCACCTCGGGATCGCGCCGGAACTGGCGCCGGCTTGGTTGTTGCGCGCTTTGGGGCTGGACGAAAGGACGGTTGCCGATTACGTCGCGGAGCGCGCCCGTGCCGCCGCTGAGGGGTTGCCGCCACCGCCGCTGCTGCAAGCCAACGGAAACGCCTTTTTTTCCGGAGGGCGAGGAAACGTTTATCATATGACCGTCGCGGCGGAGACGGCGGAGGGGACGGCGGCGCTGGTTAAGATGGCCACCGAAATACGGGGGGGCGCTAACGGGCAGAATTTCCGGGTGCTGGCCTGGCGCGAAGGGCGTTAG
- a CDS encoding ABC transporter permease, which translates to MRRTESNAAARREWVLYRVLRQSWWQRPLFFKLLRRDFAERYRGSYLGVAWSLLLPLLSLLVFTFFFGVIFKMRWAGRNEGSLGELALILFVGMALYSFLAECLGRAPGLIMTHSNYVKNVIFPLEMLPAVMVASGLLTLAATFVVILLLQLTLGSGWHWTVLLLPVVVLPLVLFVLGCSWFLASLGVYMRDIQHLIAPLVQLFMFLSPVFYPMAALPDPLRPWLQLNPLALVIEQTRGIILFGQPPAWGPYLLCLSASALVALLGAYWFARTRQGFADVL; encoded by the coding sequence ATGCGGCGAACGGAATCCAACGCGGCGGCACGGCGGGAATGGGTGCTGTATCGGGTTCTGCGTCAGTCCTGGTGGCAGCGCCCGCTGTTTTTCAAGCTGCTGCGCCGCGATTTCGCCGAGCGCTATCGGGGTTCCTACCTGGGGGTCGCGTGGTCGCTGCTGCTGCCGTTGCTGTCGTTGCTGGTGTTTACCTTCTTTTTCGGCGTGATCTTCAAGATGCGCTGGGCGGGGCGAAATGAAGGATCGCTCGGCGAACTGGCGCTGATCCTGTTCGTGGGCATGGCGCTTTACAGCTTTCTCGCCGAATGCCTCGGCCGCGCCCCCGGCTTGATCATGACGCATTCGAATTACGTCAAGAACGTCATCTTTCCCCTGGAGATGTTGCCGGCGGTGATGGTGGCGTCCGGCCTGCTGACGCTGGCGGCCACGTTCGTGGTGATTTTGCTGCTCCAGCTGACCTTGGGCAGTGGATGGCATTGGACGGTCTTGCTGTTGCCGGTCGTCGTGTTGCCGCTGGTGCTGTTCGTGTTGGGATGCAGTTGGTTCCTGGCCTCGCTGGGTGTCTACATGCGCGACATCCAGCACTTGATCGCGCCGCTGGTGCAACTGTTCATGTTCCTGAGTCCGGTGTTTTATCCGATGGCCGCCCTGCCGGACCCGCTCCGACCCTGGTTGCAACTCAATCCCTTGGCGTTGGTGATCGAACAGACTCGCGGAATTATTCTGTTTGGCCAGCCGCCGGCCTGGGGGCCTTATTTGCTCTGTTTGAGCGCCTCAGCGCTGGTCGCGCTGCTGGGCGCGTACTGGTTTGCCCGCACCCGCCAAGGTTTCGCCGATGTGCTCTGA
- a CDS encoding PilN domain-containing protein: MLKLNPRWNGNALWQWWRDGLLAWLPLSVRLWLAGSSRQLVVALSDGECVLLREEAGQTQELERLDRAAPDWNAVAEWFRTERPRQLVLRFPAGQALVRPLSLPLAAEKNLRQVAGFEMDRLTPFTAAQVCYDVAVLERQPEQRRLQVELTALPQLTVEPFLTPLRQRGLPPDVIDVAGGRPHLNLLPLEQRVRRGFWERRLWAVLMATALLLVAAAAILPIWQQRALLIATMVKADQLQPAANQALALRDQLDRALETSRMLARKKQALPARVDLLRELTGILPDDTWLERLQVKGDNAQIVGQSAKASALVGIIEASKLLSGTSFMSPVTIDPRFGKERFMLNARIGLEP; this comes from the coding sequence ATGCTGAAACTCAACCCTCGCTGGAATGGCAATGCCCTCTGGCAGTGGTGGCGGGACGGTTTGCTGGCGTGGTTGCCGCTATCGGTCCGGCTCTGGTTGGCGGGTTCTTCGCGACAGCTCGTGGTTGCGTTGAGCGACGGCGAGTGCGTTTTGCTGCGCGAGGAAGCCGGTCAAACCCAGGAACTGGAACGGCTGGACCGCGCGGCGCCGGACTGGAACGCGGTGGCGGAATGGTTCAGGACCGAAAGACCCCGGCAATTGGTGTTGCGCTTTCCGGCCGGTCAAGCGCTGGTCCGGCCGTTGTCGCTACCGCTGGCCGCCGAGAAAAACCTGCGTCAGGTGGCCGGATTTGAAATGGATCGCCTGACGCCGTTTACCGCCGCTCAGGTTTGCTACGATGTGGCCGTGCTGGAGCGCCAGCCCGAACAGCGTCGGTTGCAGGTCGAATTGACCGCGCTACCGCAGCTTACCGTGGAGCCGTTCCTGACGCCGTTGCGGCAACGGGGCTTGCCGCCGGATGTGATCGACGTGGCCGGCGGCCGTCCCCACCTGAACTTGTTGCCCCTAGAGCAGCGCGTGCGCCGCGGTTTTTGGGAGCGCCGGCTCTGGGCGGTTTTGATGGCCACCGCGCTGCTGCTGGTCGCGGCGGCGGCGATCTTGCCGATCTGGCAACAGCGCGCGTTACTGATCGCCACCATGGTCAAAGCCGACCAGCTCCAACCCGCCGCGAATCAGGCTCTGGCCTTGCGCGATCAGCTCGATCGGGCGCTGGAAACCTCGCGGATGCTGGCGCGGAAAAAACAAGCTTTGCCGGCCAGAGTGGATCTGTTGCGGGAATTGACGGGGATTCTCCCGGACGATACCTGGTTGGAGCGCTTGCAGGTCAAGGGCGATAACGCGCAAATCGTCGGCCAGTCCGCCAAGGCTTCGGCGCTGGTTGGCATCATCGAGGCCTCGAAACTCTTGAGCGGTACCAGTTTCATGTCGCCGGTCACCATCGACCCGCGTTTCGGTAAGGAGCGTTTCATGCTGAACGCCCGAATTGGCTTGGAACCCTGA
- a CDS encoding type II secretion system protein M codes for MVALATPSLGHRLSALLLLSLAIGGFYLLVDRVLVARYHFYHDRLEQTQGRVAQLERMAASREPIQRLIASIQQDPALSVQYLPQSAPPLAAADLQQRIKTIVEASGATLRSTQTLPPVEESNAVKVSISTSLVGDPESLQKILYNLEAQTPLLFVDNVDVSARDNRPRLPNGRLASYTRVQLTVQFEVSGYLRKESG; via the coding sequence ATGGTCGCGCTCGCCACGCCCAGCCTGGGCCACCGTCTGTCGGCGTTGCTGCTGCTGTCGTTGGCGATCGGCGGGTTTTACCTGCTGGTGGATCGGGTATTGGTCGCTCGCTATCATTTTTATCATGACCGCCTGGAGCAAACTCAGGGGCGCGTGGCGCAGTTGGAGCGGATGGCAGCCAGCCGGGAGCCGATCCAACGGTTGATTGCGAGCATCCAGCAGGACCCCGCACTGTCGGTCCAATATCTACCGCAATCCGCGCCGCCGCTGGCGGCCGCCGATCTACAACAACGCATCAAGACGATCGTTGAGGCGTCGGGCGCAACCTTGCGTAGCACCCAGACGCTGCCGCCGGTCGAAGAGAGCAACGCCGTGAAGGTCAGCATCAGCACGTCTCTGGTGGGCGATCCCGAAAGCTTGCAAAAGATTTTGTACAACCTTGAAGCGCAGACGCCGCTGTTATTTGTCGATAATGTCGATGTCAGCGCGCGGGACAACCGGCCACGTTTGCCCAACGGGCGATTGGCGAGTTACACCCGAGTGCAACTGACGGTTCAATTTGAAGTTTCTGGCTATTTGCGCAAGGAGAGCGGTTAA
- a CDS encoding VCBS repeat-containing protein, with translation MQKQLLLVLAAIVIGWPIDLEAVESNQTGVATIDAPNGPTEKQPIWSDSEGHQTRFLVNSGAFHVLVDDLDGDGRLDLLFTSHGGNMLRVFRQTAARRFEATDEQDIAGFHPNDTIALPGAPKRYLINAEGKSLLRVTAAQPDGRLTLISDYSLPHPLGTTPFSWPDWGPLSLGVAPYTGSSVTLLRDFNPEKGQTRAAIEIATEADPQPARLVDLNGDKVPELVFPTFRTNKIWAIEHAGSEQAPRLRELAAFKMGWPRHVVPFDLNQDGAMDLLVPMSVRPRIVRLLNDGKGQFTRGGPIPYPGSTGVHTLAVGQDAGGRYLLAGGSRALVLYRELKERPGDFETSVLARPDFTWPNRVELVDVDGDQWLDAVVADQGEAQSEVIYGPLWDIFGKLSVNPTTAVKPD, from the coding sequence ATGCAAAAACAACTCTTGCTCGTTTTGGCGGCGATAGTGATCGGGTGGCCGATTGATTTGGAGGCTGTGGAATCGAATCAAACGGGTGTTGCAACAATTGATGCGCCAAATGGTCCGACCGAGAAACAGCCGATCTGGAGCGATTCGGAAGGCCACCAGACCCGTTTTTTGGTCAATAGCGGAGCATTTCATGTTCTCGTGGACGATCTGGACGGCGATGGCCGCCTGGATTTGTTGTTTACCTCCCACGGCGGCAATATGCTTCGGGTGTTTCGGCAGACCGCCGCGCGCCGCTTTGAAGCCACCGACGAACAAGACATCGCCGGATTTCATCCGAACGACACCATCGCGTTGCCCGGCGCGCCCAAGCGCTACTTGATCAACGCCGAGGGAAAAAGCCTCTTGCGGGTAACGGCCGCTCAACCCGATGGCCGCTTGACGTTGATCTCCGACTACAGCCTGCCCCATCCGCTCGGTACGACGCCATTTTCGTGGCCTGATTGGGGCCCGCTCAGCCTGGGGGTCGCGCCTTATACCGGTTCGAGCGTGACGCTGCTGCGCGATTTTAACCCGGAAAAAGGCCAAACCAGAGCTGCTATTGAAATAGCGACAGAAGCCGATCCACAACCCGCGCGTCTGGTGGATCTGAATGGCGATAAGGTGCCGGAGTTGGTGTTTCCAACGTTTCGCACCAATAAAATATGGGCCATCGAACATGCCGGTTCGGAACAAGCACCCCGCTTGCGCGAGCTGGCGGCTTTCAAAATGGGTTGGCCGCGCCATGTCGTGCCGTTCGATCTCAATCAAGATGGCGCTATGGATTTACTGGTTCCGATGTCGGTGCGTCCGCGCATTGTGAGGCTGCTTAACGACGGCAAGGGTCAATTCACCCGTGGAGGGCCGATTCCTTATCCAGGCTCGACCGGCGTGCACACGCTCGCGGTCGGTCAGGACGCGGGCGGACGCTATCTGTTGGCGGGCGGTTCCCGCGCGCTGGTGTTGTATCGAGAGCTTAAGGAACGGCCGGGCGACTTCGAAACCTCAGTCCTGGCGCGGCCGGATTTTACGTGGCCAAACCGGGTCGAATTAGTCGATGTGGATGGCGATCAGTGGCTCGATGCGGTGGTGGCCGATCAAGGCGAAGCGCAATCCGAAGTAATTTACGGACCTTTATGGGATATTTTCGGCAAGCTGTCGGTCAATCCGACGACCGCCGTCAAGCCTGATTGA